Proteins encoded in a region of the Antedon mediterranea chromosome 2, ecAntMedi1.1, whole genome shotgun sequence genome:
- the LOC140039761 gene encoding uncharacterized protein: MNIPETKPSKSMPLRPSSNDQSDVQQCTQNCEDPSTDAVTSRHNEAPPSHPQPVIKTSHGGRKQTVLIIGDSIPKHLVGRRMSSRMRVINCCIPGSKLEMWIKLAPVLIQEQNPSSVIIHCGTNNTNDCMPMKCIKLITLLCNCIRDADTSIHIAISSLIMHQNAGRYAWVKEFNARLHDKCSTLNWAFIDNSNISLQHLAKDGLHLNGSGIKLIAMNYIAFLRDLAYNILQT, from the coding sequence ATGAATATACCTGAAACAAAGCCTTCAAAATCTATGCCTTTGAGACCGTCATCAAATGATCAATCTGATGTTCAGCAGTGTACGCAGAATTGTGAAGATCCATCAACAGATGCAGTGACTAGCCGTCACAATGAAGCACCCCCGTCTCATCCTCAACCAGTAATTAAAACATCACATGGTGGTAGAAAACAAACTGTGCTCATAATCGGTGACTCTATTCCAAAACATTTAGTTGGGAGAAGAATGTCTAGTCGTATGAGAGTGATCAACTGCTGTATCCCAGGAAGCAAACTGGAAATGTGGATCAAATTAGCACCTGTGTTAATACAAGAGCAAAACCCATCAAGCGTTATTATACATTGTggaacaaacaacacaaatGACTGTATGCCGATGAAATGCATCAAACTCATTACTTTGTTATGTAACTGTATCAGGGACGCCGACACATCTATCCATATTGCAATCTCTTCGTTAATTATGCATCAAAACGCAGGTAGATATGCTTGGGTCAAGGAATTCAATGCTAGGCTACATGACAAGTGCAGTACACTCAACTGGGCATTCATTGACAACTCAAACATCAGTCTACAACATCTTGCCAAGGATGGACTTCACTTGAATGGGTCTGGTATTAAACTTATCGCAATGAACTATATTGCTTTTTTAAGAGATCTTGCATACAACATCCTGCAAACATAA
- the LOC140039762 gene encoding 52 kDa repressor of the inhibitor of the protein kinase-like has protein sequence MPYQNWKKALEHFATHSLHEYHKDSLTRMNSFMSTYNEPPTRIDQSISVGAAAAVERNRRFLKSILRAVEYLGRQGLAFRGHRDDGVGLEDNINKGNFKALLNVMCETDESLRCHLETCNKNASYISKTTQNNLLDCIRDSIQADIVNQVKSQVNGPYFGVIADEVNDSANWKQLGIVIRYVRKDNVPVEKLIEYVKCENIRGATIADLIITCLNNAGLDVMYCCSQTYDGAGNMAGKQNGAAAQFKVKTGNEKADYYHCASHELNLALSKSTKVPEVYNMVCFLQTLGRFFINSAKRQGFLEQIIKSKVDEKRFNVMKKKVKPLCETRWVERHTAFEDLHILYEYIVECMIRISRNADRMWDLSVTEANGIHRQLTESKFFVSFYVCRFLLGFTKSLSVQLQGTIMDIVRAYEHVDLVTKELEAVRHSQEKEFGEIFQLCTEMAEKVGKVVTKPRTVIYQTLRSNVESTSPEEYWRRTVFLPFIDCLISQLNARFLGRASSAMKALYLIPNNLGKSDSFEAPIIEHYEDDLPSTSNFSQELRLWSRHLPRNLIPS, from the coding sequence ATGCCATATCAAAACTGGAAAAAAGCGCTAGAACATTTTGCAACACATTCTTTACATGAATACCATAAGGATTCTTTAACTAGGATGAACTCATTTATGTCTACCTATAATGAACCTCCAACTCGCATTGATCAAAGTATATCTGTCGGAGCAGCCGCTGCTGTTGAAAGAAACAGACGTTTCTTGAAATCTATTTTGCGGGCTGTTGAATATTTGGGAAGGCAAGGATTAGCATTTAGGGGGCATCGGGACGACGGAGTAGGTCTCGAAGATAACATAAACAAGGGGAATTTTAAGgctttattaaatgtaatgtgTGAGACAGACGAATCGTTGCGCTGCCACTTAGAAACATGCAACAAGAATGCATCTTACATTTCAAAAACTACCCAAAACAACCTTCTAGATTGCATTCGGGATTCAATACAGGCAGATATTGTGAATCAAGTTAAAAGCCAGGTAAACGGCCCTTATTTCGGAGTTATTGCCGATGAAGTAAATGACAGTGCTAACTGGAAACAGTTGGGTATTGTTATTCGTTATGTGAGGAAAGATAATGTACCAGTTGAGAAGTTGATAGAGTATGTGAAGTGTGAGAACATTAGAGGTGCAACTATTGCGGATCTCATAATTACTTGTTTGAATAACGCTGGGCTTGATGTAATGTACTGTTGTTCACAAACTTATGACGGAGCCGGAAATATGGCTGGCAAGCAAAACGGTGCAGCTGCGCAATTCAAAGTAAAAACTGGAAATGAAAAGGCCGACTACTACCATTGCGCCTCTCACGAGCTCAATCTTGCATTATCCAAGTCAACCAAGGTTCCAGAAGTGTATAACATGGTTTGCTTTCTTCAAACCTTAGGAAGATTTTTTATTAATTCTGCGAAACGCCAAGGATTTCTTGAACAGATAATAAAAAGTAAAGTAGATGAGAAGCGCTTTAATGTCATGAAGAAAAAGGTAAAGCCGTTGTGTGAAACAAGATGGGTAGAGCGCCATACTGCCTTTGAAGATTTACACATTCTCTATGAATATATTGTAGAGTGCATGATCCGCATTTCCCGCAATGCCGATAGGATGTGGGATCTGTCAGTGACAGAGGCAAATGGAATCCATAGACAGCTCACTGAATCGAAattctttgtttctttttatgtatGCCGGTTTCTTTTGGGCTTCACTAAATCGCTTTCTGTTCAACTTCAGGGAACAATTATGGACATTGTTCGTGCATACGAACATGTTGATTTAGTAACAAAAGAACTTGAAGCAGTCCGCCATTCACAAGAGAAAGAGTTTGGTGAAATATTTCAACTTTGTACAGAAATGGCTGAGAAAGTTGGAAAAGTCGTTACAAAACCGCGCACTGTAATCTATCAGACATTGCGTTCAAATGTGGAGAGTACATCACCGGAAGAGTACTGGCGAAGAACAGTATTTCTTCCGTTTATTGACTGTCTCATTAGTCAGTTAAATGCCAGGTTTCTGGGTAGAGCATCATCTGCAATGAAGGCTCTCTACCTTATACCAAATAATTTAGGAAAAAGCGATAGTTTTGAGGCTCCCATAATTGAGCATTATGAGGACGACCTGCCCAGTACTTCAAACTTTAGCCAGGAGTTAAGGTTATGGTCCCGCCATCTTCCACGAAACCTGATACCATCATAG